The Pseudophaeobacter arcticus DSM 23566 genome includes a region encoding these proteins:
- a CDS encoding ParB/RepB/Spo0J family partition protein gives MPGAQIIRGPFWPGPRIQTHSHVAQNDRPQATEPHFTGASTMTPPNWQNTQSLPVADIQVEERLRIASKPAVASIVSSIQEVGSILQPLLVRRIKTGYRLMDGLHRLTAAKQVGLKEVPVKVSECTNDQAIRIEVDANVAGAPLTPLDMAVFLAAHKELYERENPEAAQGKAGAHGRWNATDIMSVASFSANAAEVFGKGDRHIRRLISVGEKLSKAEIDLLRKAPNRVQFIDLEHIAKCGAQADRSAICAALGAGEAKTAKEVLDRKKAPGAAVLSPLDQQIAKLKDAYSRAQKSARREFVRLHSDELIELIHEISAEEEGAAEVVSFASKREAVQ, from the coding sequence ATGCCCGGCGCGCAGATCATACGAGGCCCCTTCTGGCCAGGTCCGCGCATCCAAACTCACAGCCATGTCGCACAGAACGACAGGCCACAAGCAACTGAACCCCATTTCACTGGAGCATCCACAATGACCCCTCCAAATTGGCAGAATACTCAATCGTTGCCGGTGGCAGACATCCAGGTGGAAGAGCGCCTGCGGATCGCCTCCAAGCCAGCGGTGGCCAGCATTGTGTCATCCATTCAGGAAGTCGGCAGCATCCTGCAACCCTTGTTGGTGCGCCGGATCAAAACCGGCTATCGCCTGATGGACGGGCTGCACCGCCTGACCGCCGCGAAGCAGGTCGGCCTGAAAGAAGTGCCGGTCAAGGTGAGCGAATGCACCAATGACCAGGCCATCCGAATTGAGGTTGACGCCAACGTGGCCGGCGCACCGCTCACGCCTTTGGATATGGCAGTGTTTTTGGCCGCCCACAAAGAGCTGTACGAGCGGGAAAACCCCGAAGCGGCGCAGGGAAAGGCCGGTGCCCATGGCCGGTGGAATGCAACGGACATAATGTCCGTTGCATCTTTCAGCGCCAATGCGGCGGAAGTTTTTGGCAAGGGCGACCGCCACATTCGCCGCCTGATCAGCGTCGGTGAGAAGCTGTCCAAAGCTGAGATCGACCTTTTACGCAAAGCACCAAACAGGGTGCAGTTCATAGACCTGGAACACATCGCCAAATGCGGCGCACAAGCCGACCGCAGTGCAATCTGCGCCGCGCTGGGAGCGGGTGAAGCGAAAACCGCCAAGGAAGTTCTGGACCGCAAAAAGGCCCCAGGCGCGGCGGTGCTGTCGCCGCTCGATCAGCAGATTGCGAAGCTCAAAGACGCCTATTCGCGCGCTCAGAAAAGCGCCCGCCGGGAGTTCGTCCGGCTTCATAGCGACGAGCTGATTGAGCTGATCCATGAAATCAGCGCCGAGGAAGAGGGTGCCGCCGAAGTGGTCTCGTTTGCCAGCAAACGGGAGGCGGTCCAATGA
- a CDS encoding transposase domain-containing protein — translation MSDDIAPSQEWWSAEQIAEACLPGLPGTARGVNIFAMREGWRGAPGAIMRKPGRGGGLFYHWSVLPFNARLKLIEQDAVSQAEHPEANRDRSQVWAGYEQLNQKSKDAAAERLDALNKVELLHLSGATHVVAVEVIAKEKDVSPRTVYNWLAMVEGIADVDRLAYLAPRVPKKRTAPEDRAKYLPFMNWLQSAFLRLEQPTFAQSYRAATREAGRQGWDYPILKTAKRWVDAEVPRTTQVFKRQGMNGLMRCFPAQIRDRSSLSALEAVNADCHKIDVFVKWPDGTVNRPQIVVFQDLYSNKFLSWRVDHDPNKVMVMAAFGEMVDKWGIPKRCLFDNGHEFANKWMTAGAPTRFRFKVRETDPVGVLPLLGIKMHWATPAHGQAKPIERGFRDVASDVAKDPRFAGAYVGNRPGAKPENYGSRAIPLEEFLEVLEEGFEEHNARPGRRSDTANGRSFDETFAESYAKTTRPRATEEQRNLWLMGQDTKKLHKQNGSLTFHKNIYHCAWMSQEANKNVVVRFDPEDLHSGVHIYEPTGEYMGFAECQQKIGFFSHEDARATAKKKRAIVKAEKKLAELHAPFSPDQLADDLRQTRAQTKVTPLVEAKVVSPVFANRVSASNFRDHNSPAAEAAQDALIFEMSTAKQRRKPKAAPTETFAVAKDPDARFHQALEIQERQNAGDPVGEREASWLDGYQTHPEFEARIELHKSFGSNDAG, via the coding sequence ATGAGCGACGACATAGCCCCCTCCCAAGAATGGTGGTCTGCAGAGCAGATTGCAGAGGCTTGCCTGCCCGGCCTTCCTGGGACGGCCCGAGGGGTAAACATCTTTGCTATGCGCGAAGGTTGGCGCGGTGCGCCAGGCGCGATTATGCGCAAGCCTGGGCGCGGCGGCGGTCTGTTCTATCACTGGTCCGTGCTGCCGTTTAACGCCCGTTTAAAGCTGATTGAACAGGACGCTGTGTCCCAAGCGGAGCACCCCGAAGCAAACCGCGACCGTAGCCAGGTCTGGGCAGGCTATGAGCAGCTCAATCAAAAATCCAAAGACGCCGCTGCAGAACGCCTGGACGCCCTCAACAAAGTTGAGCTGTTACATCTCAGCGGTGCGACCCATGTCGTGGCAGTTGAAGTGATCGCCAAGGAAAAAGACGTCAGTCCCCGCACTGTCTATAACTGGTTGGCCATGGTTGAGGGTATCGCGGATGTGGACCGCCTGGCCTATCTGGCACCCCGCGTGCCCAAAAAACGCACTGCGCCGGAGGACCGTGCGAAGTACCTCCCCTTTATGAATTGGCTTCAAAGCGCCTTTCTGCGCTTGGAACAGCCTACATTTGCGCAGAGCTATCGCGCCGCCACTCGAGAGGCCGGTCGGCAGGGCTGGGACTACCCCATCCTGAAGACCGCCAAACGCTGGGTGGACGCTGAGGTGCCACGCACTACACAGGTGTTCAAGCGCCAGGGTATGAATGGCCTCATGCGCTGTTTCCCAGCGCAAATCCGCGACCGGTCCTCCCTATCGGCCCTGGAAGCGGTCAATGCCGATTGTCACAAGATCGATGTCTTTGTGAAGTGGCCTGATGGCACGGTAAATCGCCCTCAGATCGTGGTGTTCCAGGACCTTTACTCAAACAAGTTCTTGTCCTGGCGGGTGGATCACGACCCCAACAAGGTCATGGTTATGGCCGCCTTTGGCGAGATGGTGGACAAGTGGGGCATTCCAAAACGCTGCCTATTTGATAATGGCCATGAGTTTGCCAACAAGTGGATGACCGCCGGAGCCCCTACCCGCTTTCGATTTAAAGTCCGTGAGACTGACCCAGTTGGCGTGCTGCCGCTCCTGGGCATCAAGATGCATTGGGCCACTCCTGCCCACGGACAGGCAAAGCCTATCGAGCGGGGCTTTCGTGATGTTGCCAGCGACGTGGCAAAGGATCCGCGCTTTGCCGGTGCTTACGTTGGCAACCGACCCGGCGCAAAACCAGAGAACTACGGCAGTCGTGCCATCCCGCTGGAAGAGTTTCTTGAGGTTCTGGAAGAGGGCTTTGAAGAGCACAATGCGCGCCCTGGGCGGCGGTCTGACACTGCAAACGGGCGATCCTTTGATGAGACATTTGCGGAGAGCTACGCCAAAACCACGCGCCCAAGGGCAACAGAAGAACAGCGTAATCTCTGGCTCATGGGGCAAGACACCAAGAAGCTGCACAAACAGAACGGCAGCCTCACCTTCCACAAGAACATCTATCACTGCGCCTGGATGAGCCAGGAGGCCAACAAGAATGTAGTTGTCCGCTTTGACCCTGAGGATCTGCACAGCGGCGTCCATATCTATGAGCCCACAGGCGAATACATGGGCTTTGCTGAATGTCAGCAGAAAATCGGTTTCTTCAGCCATGAAGATGCCAGGGCTACAGCCAAGAAAAAGCGCGCAATCGTCAAAGCTGAAAAGAAACTCGCAGAGCTGCACGCACCGTTTTCTCCGGACCAGCTTGCAGACGATCTGCGACAGACCCGCGCACAAACCAAAGTGACCCCCTTGGTAGAGGCCAAAGTCGTGTCACCAGTGTTTGCCAATCGCGTGTCCGCCTCAAACTTCCGGGACCACAACTCCCCTGCAGCCGAGGCCGCACAGGACGCCCTCATTTTTGAGATGAGCACGGCCAAACAGAGACGCAAACCCAAAGCAGCACCAACAGAGACGTTCGCAGTGGCGAAAGATCCGGATGCGCGGTTCCACCAGGCATTGGAAATCCAGGAACGGCAAAACGCAGGCGATCCGGTGGGCGAGCGGGAGGCGAGTTGGCTGGACGGGTATCAGACCCACCCGGAATTTGAGGCTCGCATTGAGCTTCACAAGAGCTTCGGCAGCAACGACGCCGGATAG
- a CDS encoding AAA family ATPase gives MSQQMEIGNSVQPLTNVAAMATLVKELQGRTFGMPGLGVFYGYPGYGKTFGAIYCATTFDVIHISMQGDWTKKTFLERLLMELGVPPKRTIPDMVSQACEELAIDGRTLIVDESDYAFRRGIIELIRDLHDGSDTPIVMIGMEEFPQKLQKYELIHSRVMSWAAAEPAILRDAKLLASVYAEGVEISEDLLDAIMVRNTGNVRRMVVDIAQVKSEALAQGVDAMSLEDWGGLQFRRKDAPSPRRGLK, from the coding sequence ATGTCACAGCAGATGGAAATCGGCAACAGCGTCCAACCCCTGACCAATGTGGCGGCGATGGCCACTTTGGTGAAGGAGTTGCAGGGCCGGACCTTTGGAATGCCAGGTCTTGGGGTGTTTTATGGCTATCCCGGCTATGGCAAGACCTTCGGCGCGATTTACTGCGCCACCACTTTTGACGTCATTCACATCTCCATGCAGGGGGATTGGACCAAGAAGACCTTCCTGGAACGTCTCTTGATGGAGCTCGGTGTGCCACCAAAGCGCACTATCCCGGATATGGTGTCGCAGGCCTGCGAAGAGCTGGCCATCGACGGGCGCACCTTGATTGTCGACGAGTCTGATTATGCCTTCCGGCGCGGCATCATTGAGCTGATCCGCGATCTGCACGACGGCTCTGACACCCCCATTGTCATGATCGGCATGGAGGAGTTTCCACAGAAGCTCCAGAAGTACGAGCTGATCCATAGTCGCGTGATGTCCTGGGCGGCTGCTGAGCCTGCCATTCTGCGCGACGCCAAGCTTCTGGCCTCAGTCTACGCAGAAGGCGTGGAGATCAGCGAGGACCTATTGGACGCGATTATGGTCCGCAACACCGGCAATGTGCGCCGCATGGTGGTTGATATTGCTCAGGTGAAAAGCGAAGCCCTGGCACAGGGTGTCGATGCAATGTCGCTGGAGGATTGGGGCGGGCTACAGTTCCGCCGCAAGGATGCGCCGTCTCCACGCCGGGGGCTGAAGTAA
- a CDS encoding HU family DNA-binding protein encodes MSKKITKQDLIRSIAEELGQTQEAVGATIEALIGQITNAAMASQEVSLHGFGTFKRSERAARAGRNPATGVSIQIEASSSLGFKPAKAVKDKLNS; translated from the coding sequence ATGTCAAAGAAGATCACCAAACAGGACCTGATCCGAAGCATTGCAGAAGAGCTGGGTCAGACCCAGGAAGCCGTTGGCGCAACAATCGAAGCCCTCATTGGTCAGATCACCAATGCCGCAATGGCCAGCCAGGAGGTCAGCTTGCATGGCTTTGGCACTTTCAAGCGGTCTGAACGCGCAGCGCGGGCCGGGCGCAACCCCGCAACAGGTGTCTCCATCCAGATCGAGGCGTCTTCGTCTCTTGGCTTCAAGCCTGCCAAGGCCGTGAAAGACAAGCTGAACTCCTGA
- a CDS encoding DUF3164 family protein codes for MTNAQNPTPETAFMPAKIPDGIVVVDGKNYRTNAKGSLVPVELVKAQDALQDETVRKMIGHGKALSEQIARFKAHTFNDIGAFEALLAQQYEAKIGGKKGNKTLFSYDGLYKVQVQIAEAFDFGPELQIAKELVDECLNEWAADSGPELRAIVTKAFNTDKEGQINRSEIFMLLNLDISDERWKRAMQAIRDAMRVVGSKTYVRFYERPSQTAAWEAITIDLSKA; via the coding sequence ATGACCAACGCCCAGAATCCGACTCCTGAAACGGCATTCATGCCCGCCAAGATCCCCGATGGGATTGTCGTAGTAGACGGCAAGAATTACCGTACCAACGCCAAAGGGTCTCTAGTGCCCGTTGAGCTGGTCAAAGCGCAAGACGCGCTCCAGGACGAAACCGTCCGCAAGATGATTGGCCATGGGAAGGCCTTGAGCGAGCAGATTGCCCGGTTCAAAGCCCATACCTTCAACGATATCGGCGCGTTTGAGGCACTACTAGCCCAGCAATACGAGGCCAAAATCGGTGGCAAGAAAGGCAACAAAACCCTGTTCAGCTATGACGGGTTGTACAAGGTCCAGGTGCAGATCGCTGAGGCCTTTGACTTTGGTCCCGAATTGCAGATCGCCAAAGAGCTGGTTGACGAGTGCCTGAACGAATGGGCAGCAGATTCCGGCCCAGAGCTGCGCGCCATCGTCACCAAAGCGTTCAACACCGACAAAGAAGGCCAGATCAACCGCTCTGAAATCTTCATGCTGCTGAACCTGGACATCTCTGATGAGCGCTGGAAACGGGCGATGCAGGCAATCCGCGACGCCATGCGCGTGGTCGGCTCCAAAACCTATGTTCGGTTTTATGAGCGCCCCTCCCAGACCGCAGCCTGGGAAGCCATCACCATTGATCTTTCAAAGGCATAG
- a CDS encoding gp16 family protein produces the protein MSRALQRKIHVGCKELGLDSDARKALQLVVTGKASMTDMSEADLNAVLKRLKQDGFKASSSGKKHAKASRPDLRLVHVLWRKLGEAGELRDTSRAGLNKFIRARFENAWSNVPADVDMMRDYQEIDQVIQALKNWGQRSGIDFDWSDHRR, from the coding sequence ATGAGCCGCGCCCTGCAACGCAAGATCCACGTGGGCTGTAAGGAGCTAGGCCTGGACAGCGACGCCCGCAAAGCGCTGCAGCTTGTCGTCACCGGTAAGGCTTCCATGACGGACATGAGTGAGGCAGACTTAAACGCTGTTTTAAAGCGCCTTAAACAGGACGGTTTCAAAGCCAGCTCGAGCGGGAAGAAACACGCCAAAGCCTCCCGGCCTGATCTGCGCCTGGTCCATGTTCTGTGGCGCAAGCTTGGCGAGGCTGGTGAACTGCGCGACACCAGCCGCGCGGGTCTGAACAAATTCATCCGCGCCCGGTTTGAAAACGCTTGGAGCAACGTGCCCGCAGACGTGGACATGATGCGGGATTACCAAGAGATCGACCAGGTCATTCAAGCTCTCAAGAATTGGGGCCAGCGCTCCGGCATCGACTTTGACTGGTCGGATCATCGCAGATGA
- a CDS encoding helix-turn-helix domain-containing protein, with product MSGEFKPYLPGVLALIADNISVELAVRLAKQRGGREVYIAKNPAPGSSISKIVGQANAQKLYKLLGSGKMLVPAGNISGQTGRRQRIAMLLDQGLSHSRIAAEVDVHIRTVERVSAELRSPTEQRQSDLFL from the coding sequence ATGAGTGGTGAGTTCAAACCATATCTCCCAGGCGTTCTGGCGCTGATCGCTGATAACATCAGCGTTGAGCTCGCCGTGCGCCTTGCCAAACAGCGTGGCGGGCGCGAAGTCTATATTGCCAAGAACCCTGCCCCCGGCAGCTCTATTTCCAAAATTGTGGGGCAAGCCAATGCACAAAAGCTCTACAAGCTGCTGGGCAGTGGCAAGATGCTGGTGCCTGCCGGAAACATCAGCGGTCAAACCGGACGTCGCCAGCGGATCGCCATGCTTCTGGACCAGGGCCTGAGCCATTCGCGCATTGCCGCCGAAGTGGACGTCCACATCCGGACAGTGGAACGCGTATCCGCCGAGCTGCGCTCTCCTACGGAACAGCGGCAATCCGATCTGTTCCTCTAA
- a CDS encoding helix-turn-helix domain-containing protein: MTDTQTNLLTCDEMIDLGMNVSEMLEDLEDHLGPEAVWKLTSLYGGVEAHIPHPHKKAQSLTAQQLGDPITDWIYKTYGAGRIKIPMGPHTSRAVKMAAFRVALLSGQSQRIIAQSLGCSIRTVERAKRELVDAGFL; the protein is encoded by the coding sequence ATGACAGATACACAAACAAACCTCCTCACCTGTGACGAAATGATCGATCTCGGGATGAACGTCTCAGAAATGCTGGAAGACCTGGAAGACCACCTCGGTCCGGAGGCCGTCTGGAAACTGACAAGCCTCTATGGCGGTGTTGAGGCCCACATCCCTCACCCACATAAGAAGGCGCAGTCACTTACAGCCCAGCAACTTGGTGACCCAATCACAGATTGGATCTACAAAACCTATGGCGCAGGCCGGATCAAAATCCCGATGGGGCCACATACAAGCCGGGCAGTGAAAATGGCAGCGTTCCGTGTGGCCCTGCTCAGCGGTCAATCGCAACGGATCATCGCTCAGTCTCTCGGATGCAGCATTCGCACCGTGGAGCGCGCAAAGCGCGAACTGGTCGACGCTGGGTTTCTGTAA
- a CDS encoding GmrSD restriction endonuclease domain-containing protein — protein sequence MYRDYRDGRLIVNRQYQRKLVWTVSEKVKLIDSIMLNYPIPLILLAEKPTVDGAAATLEVIDGMQRLNAIFSFIEHGFEVDGKCFDLDELPRARQASEQGLFPSFGEDIERISPEACADFLDYQLAVTAFSGEDEARITDIFGRINSGGKQLSDQERRQAGVLTPFANMVREVSAELRGDVSKEQLTLYEMPEISIETQKNPHGYKLKAEDIFWCRQGIMRTNELRDSDDEEMMIDVCASILNGSPVDGSRAYRDSLYAAGTDNAKEINKKLNAYGTEKLQTEVKLVFSALRAVVEGSSEAANHFRTTVYATPTSNSQKSPFYAVFMAFFDLIVKETKYPDLYAELMGDLANIAQKISVGQKQTKAKDRKTNVNQVKGLIRDRFVASDVAAFSHGPGLILEFENSIARSKTETSRYEFKQGILRLDDGRGEDPNIFKVMLETICGIANLGPAADGYLYVGIADRDEHAKRITALDAVEPLRVRHVNVVGVEREAKVLGIEMDAYQKKFEDFISNSDLSEPLKNDVSTCIDTVTYKELEIMRIRIPAQKTMSFVGDDAFYRVGSSTKKATGPEIAALANKF from the coding sequence ATGTACCGTGACTATCGTGACGGTCGCTTGATTGTGAACAGGCAATATCAAAGAAAACTGGTGTGGACTGTCTCTGAGAAAGTGAAGCTGATCGACAGCATTATGCTTAACTACCCCATCCCGCTGATACTACTTGCGGAGAAACCAACCGTTGATGGTGCGGCGGCTACGCTTGAGGTCATTGACGGAATGCAGCGACTAAACGCCATTTTTAGCTTCATTGAGCACGGCTTTGAAGTCGATGGCAAATGTTTCGATTTGGACGAACTACCGCGCGCTCGCCAAGCTAGCGAACAAGGTCTATTTCCGTCTTTTGGCGAAGATATAGAAAGAATATCACCCGAGGCATGCGCTGATTTCTTGGACTATCAATTAGCCGTCACTGCCTTCTCCGGGGAAGATGAAGCTCGGATCACAGACATTTTCGGTCGGATCAATTCCGGAGGGAAGCAGCTGAGCGACCAAGAGCGGCGTCAAGCGGGTGTTCTCACGCCTTTTGCAAATATGGTTCGCGAAGTGTCGGCGGAGCTGAGGGGGGATGTCTCTAAGGAGCAACTGACCCTGTACGAGATGCCGGAAATTAGCATCGAAACTCAAAAAAATCCTCACGGTTACAAATTGAAAGCTGAGGACATTTTCTGGTGTCGGCAAGGCATCATGCGCACAAATGAACTGCGCGATAGCGACGATGAGGAAATGATGATCGACGTCTGTGCGTCGATACTTAATGGGAGTCCGGTCGACGGTTCACGAGCATATCGGGACAGCTTGTATGCTGCAGGGACCGATAACGCGAAAGAAATTAACAAGAAACTCAATGCCTACGGGACAGAAAAACTCCAAACCGAGGTTAAACTCGTATTTTCAGCGCTCCGTGCTGTCGTCGAGGGCAGTAGCGAAGCCGCAAACCACTTCCGAACTACGGTTTATGCCACTCCAACATCAAACTCGCAAAAATCACCATTCTATGCGGTATTCATGGCGTTTTTCGACCTCATCGTTAAAGAGACAAAATACCCTGATTTGTACGCGGAATTAATGGGTGACCTTGCAAATATTGCTCAGAAAATCTCTGTTGGTCAGAAGCAAACTAAGGCAAAAGACCGCAAAACCAATGTTAACCAAGTCAAAGGGCTGATACGTGATCGGTTCGTCGCAAGCGATGTGGCGGCTTTCTCACATGGCCCAGGGCTCATTCTTGAGTTCGAAAACTCAATCGCAAGATCCAAAACTGAAACGTCTCGTTATGAGTTCAAGCAAGGTATCTTGCGCTTGGACGATGGGCGAGGTGAAGATCCAAACATTTTCAAGGTAATGCTTGAGACGATTTGTGGCATAGCAAACTTGGGACCGGCTGCCGATGGCTACCTCTACGTTGGTATCGCGGATAGAGACGAGCATGCGAAACGGATCACGGCTCTCGATGCCGTGGAGCCGTTGAGGGTGCGTCACGTGAACGTGGTTGGTGTCGAGCGTGAAGCGAAAGTGCTTGGCATCGAAATGGACGCCTACCAGAAAAAATTTGAAGACTTCATATCTAACTCTGACCTTTCAGAGCCATTGAAAAATGATGTCTCCACTTGCATCGACACGGTGACCTACAAGGAACTCGAGATAATGCGCATTCGAATTCCTGCTCAGAAAACTATGAGCTTTGTGGGCGACGACGCGTTCTATCGGGTCGGGTCGTCTACAAAAAAGGCTACAGGGCCCGAGATTGCAGCTTTGGCGAATAAATTTTGA
- a CDS encoding transposase, giving the protein MGAISEFLASVPRRADGKRNWPSELKARIVAETLIEGETVKAVARRYELIPSTVSDWRRMARQGKLVLPNLEGIDFVPVEIEVPVPQPLAVTSSSTIDVIKDDVAVRLDAATPARRIAEIVRAIAT; this is encoded by the coding sequence ATGGGAGCTATAAGCGAGTTTCTGGCAAGTGTGCCGCGTCGGGCGGATGGCAAGCGGAATTGGCCGTCGGAACTGAAGGCTCGGATCGTTGCGGAGACGTTGATTGAGGGCGAGACGGTCAAAGCTGTTGCGAGGCGATACGAGCTAATTCCGAGCACAGTGTCTGACTGGCGGCGGATGGCGCGGCAGGGCAAGCTGGTTCTGCCCAACTTGGAGGGCATCGATTTTGTGCCGGTTGAGATTGAGGTGCCTGTGCCCCAGCCTTTGGCGGTGACATCGTCCAGCACCATTGATGTGATCAAGGACGACGTCGCCGTTCGTCTTGATGCGGCAACGCCTGCACGCCGGATCGCCGAGATCGTGCGGGCCATAGCCACGTGA
- the tnpB gene encoding IS66 family insertion sequence element accessory protein TnpB (TnpB, as the term is used for proteins encoded by IS66 family insertion elements, is considered an accessory protein, since TnpC, encoded by a neighboring gene, is a DDE family transposase.) gives MITPSHKVRIFVASDPVDFRKGHDGLAALVQSQLRQKPFDGSVYVFRAKRADRLKLIYWDGSGLVMAYKRLEDNSFTWPAIKNGVMRLEPAQFEALFAGLDWRRVRPLEVAVPAAAE, from the coding sequence GTGATCACGCCATCCCACAAAGTCCGGATATTTGTTGCCAGTGATCCGGTGGACTTCCGTAAAGGCCATGATGGGCTGGCTGCTTTGGTGCAGAGCCAATTGCGCCAGAAGCCGTTTGATGGGTCGGTCTATGTGTTCCGTGCCAAGCGTGCGGATCGGCTGAAGCTCATCTATTGGGACGGCAGCGGGCTGGTGATGGCATACAAACGGCTGGAGGATAACAGCTTCACTTGGCCTGCGATCAAGAACGGTGTGATGCGCCTGGAACCGGCCCAGTTTGAGGCGCTGTTTGCGGGTTTGGATTGGCGGCGCGTGCGCCCTTTGGAGGTCGCGGTCCCGGCTGCGGCGGAGTGA
- the tnpC gene encoding IS66 family transposase yields MTAPDELPNDIAELKAIILAQQDQNARLEALVASFKKALFGAKSEKIDPAQYELELEDIETALAQVEAEIDADERTALVRSPKPRQTNRGSLPKHLERVEVVIEPKLSCPCGTERHVIGEDVSERLDIIPAQFRVIVTRRPKYACRSCEGGVIQAPAPAHIVAGGLPTEATLAHVLVSKYADHLPLYRQAQIYSRQGIDLDRSTLAAWVGKSAFELTPVCEALMADLKRSTKLFMDETPAPVLAPGRKRTKTGYFWALARDDRPWGGEDPPGVAFTYAPGRSGQHADNILTGFSGTLQVDGYAGYNRLLKRPAQDVRLAYCWAHARRKLHDVTQSSAAPIAQEGLAHIQALYRIEKDLRGLTADQRHAARQERSKPIIDAFEVWLTANRTRVSAKSPTGEALKYIAKYWDGLSLFLDDGRIELDSNPVERTIRPITLNRKNALFAGHDAGAQNWAVIASLIETCKLNGIEPQSYLYAILTAIAGGHKQSDIKELLPWNYAKPV; encoded by the coding sequence ATGACTGCACCCGATGAATTGCCAAATGACATTGCCGAACTGAAGGCGATCATCCTTGCGCAGCAGGATCAGAATGCGCGGCTTGAAGCCTTGGTTGCCTCTTTCAAAAAGGCTCTCTTTGGGGCCAAATCCGAGAAGATTGATCCAGCCCAATATGAGCTGGAATTGGAGGATATCGAAACGGCTCTCGCACAGGTCGAAGCCGAGATTGACGCCGACGAACGCACCGCGCTCGTACGGTCCCCAAAGCCGCGCCAGACCAACCGGGGCTCACTGCCCAAACATCTGGAACGGGTTGAAGTGGTCATCGAGCCAAAGCTGTCATGCCCGTGCGGAACCGAACGTCATGTGATTGGCGAGGATGTCAGCGAGCGGCTGGACATCATCCCGGCCCAGTTCCGGGTGATTGTCACCCGTCGTCCCAAATACGCCTGCCGGTCCTGTGAAGGCGGGGTGATCCAAGCTCCGGCCCCCGCTCACATCGTCGCGGGCGGCCTGCCAACCGAGGCCACGCTGGCCCATGTTCTGGTCTCCAAATACGCCGATCATTTACCCCTTTATCGGCAGGCGCAAATCTACAGTCGCCAGGGGATCGATCTGGATCGTTCGACCCTGGCCGCGTGGGTTGGCAAGTCAGCGTTCGAATTGACCCCGGTCTGTGAGGCGCTGATGGCCGATCTGAAGCGCTCCACCAAGCTCTTCATGGATGAAACGCCCGCACCGGTTCTGGCCCCGGGAAGGAAGCGGACCAAAACAGGCTACTTCTGGGCCCTGGCCCGGGATGACCGGCCATGGGGCGGTGAGGATCCGCCCGGCGTGGCCTTCACCTATGCGCCTGGACGATCCGGCCAGCATGCGGACAACATTTTGACGGGCTTCAGCGGCACCCTGCAGGTCGATGGCTATGCTGGCTATAACCGCCTGCTCAAACGGCCAGCACAGGATGTGAGGCTGGCGTATTGCTGGGCCCATGCCCGCCGCAAGTTGCATGATGTTACCCAGTCCAGCGCTGCCCCGATCGCGCAGGAGGGTTTGGCGCACATTCAGGCGCTCTACCGCATCGAAAAAGACCTGCGAGGCCTAACCGCAGACCAACGTCATGCTGCGCGGCAGGAGCGCTCAAAACCTATCATCGACGCCTTCGAAGTCTGGCTCACGGCGAACCGCACCCGCGTCTCGGCCAAGTCGCCAACCGGAGAGGCCCTGAAATATATCGCCAAATACTGGGACGGGCTGAGCCTGTTCCTTGATGATGGTCGCATCGAACTCGACAGCAACCCCGTGGAGCGCACCATCCGTCCCATCACCCTCAATCGCAAAAATGCGCTCTTCGCAGGCCATGATGCTGGAGCACAAAACTGGGCCGTCATCGCGTCCCTGATCGAGACCTGCAAACTCAACGGGATCGAGCCCCAAAGCTATCTGTACGCCATCCTGACAGCCATTGCTGGCGGGCACAAACAATCGGACATCAAAGAGTTGCTGCCCTGGAACTACGCCAAGCCCGTGTGA